One bacterium genomic region harbors:
- the lnt gene encoding apolipoprotein N-acyltransferase, with protein sequence MNSTNEPLVTRFFILPIFSGIFLALTLPWFELSFFVWVALIPLFIFISKPDTSPTRAFQGGLITGVVYFSTVVYPLFSLKAWWWLDVQDIVYENKILLLFWILYAGVLVGGILFGIFARIFKKIHQEGFVSVFILSVVWVFFEYVRAKILFGFTWGHLGYSLHDSLPLMQAARFGGIYMVSFFVVLVNILLYYTIHRPHKDIEGVEGHAKAMLYIRSIGKHWYPYGVMFIMAVLIFGGNFLLNISKSESLKHLPIAIIQPGRSENREGREEETFQMIEQSLARGPMIIVVPESSFPSIVIDEDTMQTALPSSPMGMMRPQASNFYIKLKDISKAYQATSFVVGVKTQRGVLHYNSMIAVEGGEVTSIYHKRILFPFSERSISWFPFKNPEPLTAGEKNSGLIVQGEPVSALICSESLFSNLVKDADARFIIAVGNDGVFQSARVALYNHIIAKFMAVETGKYVVRAMETGVSSIITPTGTLALISDGENKGIFFGEVALDEEEF encoded by the coding sequence ATGAATAGCACAAACGAACCTCTTGTGACAAGGTTTTTTATTCTTCCAATTTTTTCTGGCATTTTCCTTGCCCTCACCCTTCCATGGTTTGAGCTTTCTTTTTTTGTCTGGGTGGCACTGATCCCTCTGTTCATTTTTATATCAAAACCCGATACATCCCCAACACGCGCATTTCAAGGGGGTCTCATTACGGGCGTTGTGTATTTTTCTACCGTTGTCTATCCACTTTTCTCACTCAAGGCGTGGTGGTGGCTTGATGTGCAAGATATTGTGTATGAAAATAAAATCTTACTCCTTTTTTGGATTCTGTATGCAGGGGTTCTTGTGGGGGGTATTTTATTTGGAATATTTGCCAGAATTTTTAAAAAAATCCACCAAGAAGGATTTGTTTCAGTTTTTATATTATCAGTAGTGTGGGTTTTTTTTGAATATGTTCGTGCAAAAATTTTATTTGGGTTTACATGGGGGCACCTAGGGTACTCACTGCACGATTCCTTGCCTCTTATGCAAGCCGCGCGCTTCGGAGGTATTTACATGGTAAGTTTTTTTGTCGTTCTCGTTAATATCTTACTGTACTACACCATCCATCGACCCCACAAAGACATTGAGGGGGTTGAAGGGCATGCAAAAGCAATGTTATACATACGCTCTATAGGGAAACATTGGTACCCCTATGGCGTGATGTTTATAATGGCAGTTTTGATTTTTGGAGGGAATTTTCTTCTGAATATTTCCAAAAGCGAGTCATTAAAACATCTTCCTATTGCAATTATTCAGCCAGGGAGAAGTGAGAATAGAGAAGGACGCGAGGAAGAAACATTTCAAATGATTGAACAATCTCTTGCTCGGGGTCCCATGATTATTGTAGTTCCCGAGAGCTCATTTCCTTCTATTGTTATAGACGAGGATACGATGCAGACAGCACTGCCCTCATCCCCGATGGGTATGATGCGTCCTCAAGCAAGTAATTTCTACATAAAACTAAAAGACATTTCAAAAGCATATCAAGCTACATCATTTGTCGTTGGCGTGAAAACACAACGCGGAGTATTACACTATAATAGTATGATTGCAGTAGAAGGCGGGGAAGTAACAAGCATTTATCACAAGCGAATATTGTTTCCTTTTTCTGAGAGGTCCATATCGTGGTTTCCTTTTAAAAATCCAGAACCGCTTACTGCAGGTGAGAAAAATAGTGGGCTTATTGTACAAGGAGAGCCGGTATCAGCACTTATATGCTCGGAGTCGCTATTCTCTAACCTTGTGAAAGACGCAGATGCACGATTCATCATTGCTGTTGGCAACGACGGAGTATTCCAAAGTGCTCGTGTTGCTCTATACAATCACATTATCGCAAAATTCATGGCAGTTGAGACAGGAAAGTATGTTGTGCGCGCAATGGAAACGGGAGTATCAAGCATTATTACTCCCACGGGAACCCTTGCTTTAATAAGTGATGGGGAGAATAAAGGAATATTTTTCGGGGAGGTAGCATTAGATGAGGAAGAGTTTTGA
- a CDS encoding prepilin-type N-terminal cleavage/methylation domain-containing protein produces MTNFRLQTTHHSSMNTLYSPPRASLFSPENSSSRYEKLLRSESKVKYRNKRGFTLIELLVVISIIGLLSSVVLSSLTSARVKARDSKRIQDIVQLQRALELYYQDNGRYPATVDSSQYRIDCWECSNVLFGAYDASKIFALESPTRYLKPRPSDPSVPSSGRFNPPCSICGYFYKVSNSGKDYKITISVMAENSNNIPENMRDWDFLFGVLPSIALYSSDVSKNWSMSTNVSTL; encoded by the coding sequence ATGACGAATTTTCGGCTACAAACAACTCATCACTCGTCAATGAATACGCTGTATTCACCTCCTCGCGCTTCGTTGTTTTCGCCAGAAAATTCGTCATCTCGTTACGAAAAATTATTGCGCAGCGAGTCTAAAGTAAAATATAGGAATAAGAGGGGCTTTACTTTAATAGAACTCCTTGTGGTAATTTCGATTATAGGACTACTCTCCAGTGTGGTGTTATCCTCGCTTACCAGTGCTCGCGTGAAAGCAAGAGACAGTAAGCGCATTCAAGACATTGTACAACTTCAACGTGCTCTTGAGCTCTACTACCAAGACAATGGGCGCTATCCTGCAACTGTGGACTCCAGTCAATATCGCATAGACTGCTGGGAATGCTCCAATGTACTATTCGGAGCATATGACGCTAGTAAAATTTTTGCGCTTGAATCACCGACACGTTATTTAAAACCGCGACCATCGGATCCAAGTGTTCCGTCGAGTGGGCGATTTAATCCTCCTTGTTCTATCTGTGGTTATTTCTATAAAGTAAGCAACAGCGGAAAGGATTACAAAATAACAATTTCCGTAATGGCTGAAAATTCAAATAATATCCCTGAAAATATGCGGGATTGGGATTTCTTGTTTGGGGTTCTCCCTTCTATTGCACTCTATTCGTCCGACGTTTCAAAAAATTGGAGTATGAGCACAAATGTTTCGACACTTTGA
- a CDS encoding type II secretion system protein: MKIFESNFYKTKRVYKGGFTLIELLVVISIIGILASIVLASMNQARAKARDAYILSTAKEFQKAFELYADNDPNNFYPPGTADAPSVNPLVYYTSIKGANTDSTFKNAIAPFMSTMPTLGMFSNSDKSGATMSRLSYSRLKNFFGGNLAAEGICTSQTTEGKCYVLLLYTETTTILGPAGTAIFLFNDGQKRVGYNPLFW; the protein is encoded by the coding sequence ATGAAAATCTTCGAATCCAATTTCTATAAAACAAAACGGGTATACAAAGGAGGCTTTACCTTGATAGAACTTCTGGTTGTAATTTCAATTATAGGAATTTTAGCAAGTATTGTTTTGGCTTCAATGAACCAAGCGCGTGCGAAAGCGCGGGATGCCTATATACTAAGCACTGCAAAAGAGTTTCAAAAAGCTTTTGAACTATACGCGGATAATGACCCTAATAATTTCTACCCTCCTGGAACCGCAGATGCGCCATCGGTAAATCCGTTAGTTTACTATACGAGCATTAAAGGTGCGAATACGGATTCCACATTCAAAAATGCTATCGCCCCCTTCATGTCTACGATGCCGACCCTGGGAATGTTTTCAAATAGCGACAAATCAGGAGCGACCATGTCACGACTTTCATACAGCAGACTTAAAAATTTTTTTGGGGGGAATCTTGCCGCCGAAGGCATATGCACCAGTCAAACAACCGAGGGTAAATGTTATGTATTGCTTCTTTACACAGAAACAACGACAATTCTTGGCCCCGCCGGAACAGCAATTTTTCTTTTCAATGATGGGCAAAAAAGGGTTGGCTACAATCCATTGTTTTGGTAA
- a CDS encoding prepilin-type N-terminal cleavage/methylation domain-containing protein: MRKTYSRGFTLVEILVVIAILTILAGVISVSIKGAKEKAENISRQIVIENYADAINFYRIENGGFPHQKLGNGPNDCKDQGNSAFEDCRSVCLADSPGSVAKECILFKNNVYVKGTDSYPQDAVINGAISKWVAVQPPFKDVEVYWIGDPTKNPFYFQGPIYLCKNITAKGICDSAWMAWVFHGTADCTFGEKGDSGIFVGATWCFYDFKL, encoded by the coding sequence ATGAGAAAAACTTATTCGCGAGGATTTACTCTTGTTGAAATTCTTGTCGTCATTGCCATTCTTACCATTTTGGCCGGAGTAATTTCAGTCTCAATCAAAGGAGCAAAAGAAAAAGCGGAGAATATCAGCCGACAAATCGTAATTGAGAACTATGCGGATGCGATTAATTTTTATCGCATTGAAAATGGTGGATTTCCCCATCAAAAACTCGGCAATGGACCTAATGACTGTAAAGATCAAGGTAATAGTGCTTTTGAGGACTGTCGTTCTGTCTGTCTTGCAGATTCTCCTGGTAGCGTGGCGAAAGAATGCATTCTCTTTAAAAACAATGTTTATGTTAAGGGTACTGATTCTTATCCCCAAGATGCGGTGATTAACGGTGCCATATCAAAATGGGTTGCCGTTCAGCCGCCTTTTAAAGATGTTGAAGTATACTGGATCGGGGATCCTACAAAAAATCCGTTTTATTTCCAAGGTCCCATATATCTTTGTAAAAACATTACAGCTAAAGGAATTTGTGATTCTGCATGGATGGCTTGGGTATTCCATGGTACTGCAGATTGTACCTTTGGTGAAAAAGGTGATAGTGGTATTTTCGTTGGTGCAACGTGGTGTTTCTATGATTTTAAACTTTAA
- a CDS encoding glycosyltransferase family 4 protein, whose protein sequence is MSTGNKKTKILYVITKSNWGGAQRYVYDLATSLQKSKYDVAVVFGGEGELAKRLGDAGVPVISLHELGRDIKIFKDIASFFTLLKIFLREKPDIIHLNSSKAGGIGALAARICNLLSYLQTKNLKLKTNIIFTAHGWAFNEERGTISRFLIVCTSWLTIALSHKTITVSDFDRDQAGRMLFLNHKIIRIHNGVRTIKFLAKNSAREILLGERATSLNKTLWIGTIAELHNNKGLPFAIKAIHLLKEKINIEKFVLVIIGEGEERVPLEKLIEELGLHHNVYLVGKQENASSLLRAFDIFILPSIKEGLPYVILEAGIAGLSVLASAVGGISEIIKDMTSGILVKPRNPDEIALALHFLLTNRQKRIEFGASLKEKVVHNFSLKKMTEETEIMYNFNDKRSTMR, encoded by the coding sequence ATGTCAACAGGAAATAAGAAAACAAAAATACTCTACGTTATTACCAAAAGCAACTGGGGCGGAGCGCAACGCTACGTATATGACCTTGCGACAAGCTTACAAAAATCAAAATACGATGTTGCGGTGGTTTTTGGTGGGGAGGGAGAATTGGCAAAAAGACTTGGTGATGCCGGAGTACCTGTGATTTCTCTGCATGAACTTGGACGTGATATAAAAATATTCAAAGACATTGCATCTTTTTTTACACTTCTTAAAATTTTCCTCCGGGAAAAACCCGATATTATCCACCTCAATAGCTCCAAAGCAGGAGGCATTGGCGCCCTCGCCGCCCGTATTTGCAATCTTCTTTCATACCTACAAACTAAAAACTTAAAACTTAAAACTAATATTATTTTCACCGCCCATGGATGGGCATTCAATGAGGAACGAGGTACGATTTCAAGATTTCTTATTGTATGTACCTCCTGGCTTACGATCGCCCTTTCACATAAAACAATTACGGTGTCGGATTTCGACAGAGACCAAGCAGGGCGTATGTTGTTTCTCAATCACAAAATTATCAGGATACACAACGGGGTAAGAACAATAAAATTCTTGGCAAAGAATTCCGCAAGAGAAATTCTCCTCGGAGAACGCGCCACTTCTTTGAATAAAACACTCTGGATAGGAACTATTGCGGAACTTCACAACAACAAAGGACTTCCTTTTGCAATCAAAGCAATTCATCTACTTAAGGAAAAAATAAATATTGAAAAATTTGTATTGGTAATTATCGGCGAAGGCGAAGAGCGAGTCCCCCTTGAGAAACTCATAGAGGAACTGGGTCTCCATCACAACGTGTATCTTGTGGGTAAACAAGAAAACGCCTCATCACTCCTTCGCGCATTTGATATTTTTATTCTCCCTTCAATTAAAGAAGGTTTGCCCTACGTAATTCTCGAAGCAGGCATAGCAGGACTTTCTGTTCTGGCAAGCGCGGTAGGTGGAATCTCTGAAATTATAAAAGACATGACTTCCGGAATACTCGTAAAGCCGAGAAATCCTGACGAAATCGCACTCGCGCTCCACTTCTTACTCACCAACCGACAAAAGCGAATTGAATTCGGTGCGTCTCTGAAAGAAAAAGTGGTGCATAATTTCTCACTCAAAAAAATGACGGAGGAAACGGAAATCATGTATAACTTCAATGACAAAAGAAGTACGATGCGGTAG